In Epinephelus fuscoguttatus linkage group LG15, E.fuscoguttatus.final_Chr_v1, a genomic segment contains:
- the LOC125902048 gene encoding growth/differentiation factor 15: protein MDKPQALSCSTFKPNLPGRLTMLRSGTPRRLISCMLLLLVTLSSSAESWPQVAHEGTPDEDSQRVQLLEAVKMGILSLLGVDREPRPTQKASEEELRKMYQLYREKVREMRGNSSQPMKETWQSTMSTVLFPATVELVKVVRRGEHSYPRSGQRMQWYRAVFHKNPKIKTELTLARAELRISRQILDKPTSVQPEVRRKIKVRVNRMKPKNSAARTHINSANVSSTQDVMLDISPEVERWMRTDGGETLVVDVGVVVGEKDTLIANPTISLELGLTPTKPASKTRLPRSNKEDECDEQGFCCRKAVTVSFKDIGWTDWVVAPSEYTMHFCDGTCPHNYKPASMHTQVKSRLHQITKGESPRPCCVPGAYEPMVLMHYDSRGKLKLTPFEDFIVTKCHCA from the exons ATGGACAAACCCCAAGCACTGAGTTGCAGCACATTCAAACCAAACCTACCTGGCAGGCTCACCATGCTCAGATCAGGCACACCCCGACGACTCATCTCTTGCATGCTGCTGCTCCTCGTCACCCTCTCCAGCTCAGCGGAGAGCTGGCCTCAGGTAGCCCACGAAGGGACACCTGATGAGGACAGCCAGAGGGTGCAGCTTCTGGAAGCGGTGAAGATGGGGATCCTCAGCTTGTTGGGTGTGGACAGGGAGCCCAGGCCGACCCAAAAGGCCTCGGAAGAAGAGCTGAGGAAGATGTATCAGCTCTACAGGGAGAAAGTGAGAGAGATGAGAGGGAATTCCAGCCAGCCGATGAAGGAAACCTGGCAATCCACCATGTCTACTGTGCTCTTTCCAGCTACAG tgGAGCTTGTAAAAGTGGTTCGGAGGGGAGAACACTCATATCCACGTTCAGGTCAACGCATGCAGTGGTACAGAGCTGTTTTCCACAAGAACCCCAAAATCAAGACTGAACTGACGCTAGCTCGGGCTGAGCTGAGGATTTCCAGGCAGATTTTAGATAAACCCACTTCAGTTCAGCCTGAGGTTAGACGAAAGATTAAAGTCAGAGTCAACAGGATGAAGCCGAAGAACTCCGCCGCACGGACACACATAAACTCTGCCAACGTGTCGAGCACTCAAGATGTGATGCTGGACATCAGCCCTGAGGTGGAGAGGTGGATGAGGACTGATGGTGGTGAGACACTGGTTGTGGATGTAGGGGTAGTTGTGGGTGAAAAAGACACCCTCATTGCAAACCCAACCATTTCTCTGGAGCTTGGCCTCACGCCGACAAAACCAGCCAGCAAGACGAGGCTGCCTCGCTCCAACAAGGAAGACGAGTGTGACGAACAAGGATTTTGCTGCCGGAAGGCTGTCACCGTGTCCTTCAAAGACATCGGCTGGACGGACTGGGTGGTGGCCCCGAGTGAGTACACGATGCATTTCTGTGACGGCACCTGTCCCCACAACTACAAGCCTGcgagcatgcacacacaggtgaaGTCTCGGTTGCATCAGATTACCAAAGGAGAATCACCTCGCCCGTGCTGTGTGCCTGGGGCCTACGAGCCCATGGTCCTCATGCACTATGACAGTAGGGGAAAGTTGAAGCTGACTCCCTTTGAGGACTTTATTGTCACTAAATGCCACTGTGCCTGA